Proteins encoded in a region of the Streptomyces sp. NBC_00513 genome:
- a CDS encoding spermidine synthase, which yields MPDVDRERAWLLTVNGAPQSYVDLDAPEHLEFEYVRRLAHVLDCAAQPGAPLDLLHLGGGALTLPRYAAATRPGSRQQVVEFDAELVDMVARHLPLAEGAGVTVHAADARAWLGGAPGASVDVLVADVFGGARVPAQLTSVEYAREAARVLRPGGLYAANLADGAPFGFLRAQLANFGAVFGELALIAEPGVLRGRRFGNAVLVASDREIPVAALARRCAADAFAARVEDGEALARFMRGALPVGDAQAVASPEPPTGAFSVD from the coding sequence ATGCCGGACGTGGACCGGGAACGGGCCTGGCTGCTGACCGTCAACGGGGCACCACAGTCGTACGTGGACCTGGACGCGCCGGAGCACCTGGAGTTCGAGTACGTGCGTCGGCTGGCCCACGTACTCGACTGCGCGGCCCAGCCCGGGGCCCCGCTCGACCTGCTGCACCTGGGAGGGGGCGCGCTGACCCTGCCGCGCTACGCCGCCGCGACCCGGCCCGGCTCCCGACAGCAGGTGGTGGAGTTCGACGCGGAACTGGTGGACATGGTGGCGCGGCACCTGCCGCTGGCGGAGGGCGCCGGCGTCACGGTGCACGCGGCCGACGCCCGGGCCTGGTTGGGCGGCGCCCCCGGCGCGAGCGTGGACGTCCTGGTCGCGGACGTGTTCGGGGGCGCGCGGGTGCCGGCGCAGCTGACCTCGGTGGAGTACGCGCGGGAGGCGGCCCGGGTGCTCAGGCCCGGCGGGCTGTACGCGGCGAACCTGGCCGACGGGGCGCCCTTCGGGTTCCTGCGGGCGCAGCTGGCGAACTTCGGGGCGGTGTTCGGGGAACTGGCGCTGATCGCGGAGCCGGGCGTGCTGCGGGGACGGCGCTTCGGGAACGCGGTGCTCGTGGCGTCGGACCGGGAGATCCCGGTGGCGGCGCTGGCCCGGCGCTGCGCGGCCGACGCGTTCGCGGCGCGGGTGGAGGACGGGGAGGCGTTGGCCCGGTTCATGCGGGGGGCGCTGCCGGTGGGGGACGCGCAGGCGGTCGCCTCGCCGGAGCCGCCGACGGGGGCGTTCAGCGTCGACTAG
- a CDS encoding DUF4442 domain-containing protein — MSAEQMNVGELLAATVPMARTLNLQFLETTPERAVVRLPDQPDYHNHVGGPHAGAMFTLAESASGAIVLAAFSDQLSRAVPLAVKAEIGYKKLAKGVVTATATLGRPAAEVIAELDAGGRPEFPVTIAIQREDEAVTGEMTVVWTLRPNA; from the coding sequence ATGAGCGCAGAACAGATGAACGTGGGCGAACTGCTCGCCGCGACGGTACCGATGGCCCGCACCCTCAACCTCCAGTTCCTGGAGACCACTCCGGAGCGCGCGGTCGTCCGCCTGCCGGACCAGCCCGACTACCACAACCACGTGGGCGGCCCGCACGCCGGCGCCATGTTCACGCTGGCCGAGTCCGCGAGCGGCGCCATCGTCCTGGCCGCCTTCAGCGACCAGCTCTCGCGCGCCGTACCGCTCGCCGTCAAGGCGGAGATCGGCTACAAGAAGCTCGCCAAGGGCGTCGTCACCGCCACCGCCACGCTCGGCCGCCCGGCCGCCGAGGTCATCGCCGAGCTGGACGCCGGCGGTCGCCCCGAGTTCCCCGTCACCATCGCCATCCAGCGCGAGGACGAGGCCGTGACGGGTGAGATGACCGTCGTCTGGACGCTGCGCCCCAACGCGTAG
- a CDS encoding MFS transporter produces the protein MSTPPADPAPLSARRRPEWAGRNYSLLTAAAVVTNLGSHGALIAASFAVIQTGGSPGDVGLVAAARTLPLVLFLLIGGAIADRLPRHRVMVGANALNCVSQAAFAVIVLTGHPRLWQMMLLTALCGTGTAFFNPAAEGMLLSTVSGPHANRAFALFRMAMNGAGIGGAALGGALIAAMGPGWVLAVDAAAFAVAGALRAFLDVGHIPDRVPGGGLLSDLREGWVEFKTRPWLWSIVLQFSVVVAVVGAAEAVYGPLVARDRLGGAAPWGLALAFFGVGTIAGAFLMMAWKPRRLLLVGTLCVFPLALPSAGLAVPLPVWALCLVMLVIGLAIEVFGVSWMTTMHQEIPEEKFSRVSAYDWFGSVSMLPLATALAGPVESAVGRTSALWGCAALVILVTGLVLLVPDVRRMTRKSAKEAPDVHAAPPAPAALPLG, from the coding sequence GTGAGCACTCCCCCCGCCGATCCCGCCCCGCTGTCCGCACGCCGACGCCCCGAATGGGCGGGCCGCAACTACAGCCTCCTGACGGCCGCGGCGGTCGTCACGAACCTCGGCAGCCACGGAGCGCTCATCGCGGCCTCCTTCGCGGTCATCCAGACCGGCGGGTCCCCGGGTGACGTCGGACTCGTCGCGGCGGCGCGCACCCTGCCGCTCGTCCTGTTCCTGCTCATCGGCGGAGCCATCGCCGACCGGCTGCCCCGCCACCGGGTGATGGTCGGGGCGAACGCCCTGAACTGCGTGTCCCAAGCCGCGTTCGCCGTGATCGTCCTCACCGGGCACCCGCGGTTGTGGCAGATGATGCTGCTCACCGCGCTCTGCGGCACGGGTACCGCGTTCTTCAATCCGGCCGCCGAGGGCATGCTGCTCTCCACCGTGTCCGGCCCGCACGCCAATCGGGCCTTCGCGCTCTTCCGGATGGCCATGAACGGCGCCGGCATCGGCGGCGCGGCCCTCGGCGGCGCCCTGATCGCCGCCATGGGCCCGGGCTGGGTGCTCGCCGTCGACGCGGCGGCCTTCGCCGTCGCCGGCGCCCTGCGCGCCTTCCTCGACGTCGGTCACATCCCCGACCGGGTCCCCGGCGGCGGGCTGCTGTCCGACCTGCGCGAGGGCTGGGTGGAGTTCAAGACCCGCCCGTGGCTGTGGAGCATCGTGCTCCAGTTCTCCGTGGTCGTCGCCGTCGTCGGCGCCGCCGAGGCCGTGTACGGGCCGTTGGTCGCGCGGGACCGACTCGGCGGGGCGGCCCCCTGGGGCCTCGCCCTGGCCTTCTTCGGCGTGGGCACCATCGCCGGCGCCTTCCTCATGATGGCGTGGAAACCCCGACGGTTGCTGCTGGTCGGCACCCTGTGCGTGTTTCCGCTGGCCCTGCCCTCCGCCGGACTGGCGGTACCGCTTCCCGTGTGGGCCCTGTGCCTCGTGATGCTCGTGATCGGCCTGGCGATCGAGGTGTTCGGCGTCAGCTGGATGACGACCATGCACCAGGAGATCCCGGAGGAGAAGTTCTCCCGGGTGTCCGCCTACGACTGGTTCGGCTCGGTGTCGATGCTGCCGCTCGCCACCGCCCTGGCCGGCCCCGTCGAATCGGCCGTCGGCCGCACCTCCGCCCTGTGGGGGTGCGCGGCCCTCGTGATCCTGGTCACCGGGCTGGTCCTGCTCGTCCCGGACGTCCGCCGGATGACCCGCAAGTCCGCGAAGGAAGCCCCCGACGTCCACGCGGCGCCGCCCGCCCCGGCCGCGCTCCCCCTGGGCTGA